The proteins below come from a single bacterium genomic window:
- a CDS encoding 4Fe-4S binding protein: MIEKTGVVSLEELKKVMPSEERLERGACVIVECFERIPCNPCAEACPQGAIRIEGNINNLPDVDYEKCNGCGMCISSCPGLAIFVVHKNYNQNNGLVMLPYEFLPLPKKGDIVKEKNQT; encoded by the coding sequence ATGATTGAGAAGACGGGGGTAGTGAGTTTGGAGGAGTTGAAGAAGGTGATGCCTTCGGAGGAAAGGTTAGAGCGGGGGGCTTGTGTAATAGTGGAATGTTTTGAGCGCATCCCTTGCAATCCGTGTGCTGAAGCCTGTCCCCAGGGAGCGATTAGGATTGAGGGGAATATAAATAATTTGCCAGATGTAGATTATGAAAAATGCAATGGTTGTGGAATGTGTATCTCAAGCTGTCCTGGGCTCGCTATATTTGTGGTGCATAAGAATTATAATCAAAATAATGGACTTGTGATGCTGCCATATGAGTTTTTGCCCCTTCCCAAGAAAGGTGATATTGTAAAAGAGAAAAATCAGACTTGA